Proteins encoded together in one Falco peregrinus isolate bFalPer1 chromosome 2, bFalPer1.pri, whole genome shotgun sequence window:
- the RNF34 gene encoding E3 ubiquitin-protein ligase RNF34 isoform X1, which produces MKAGATSMWASCCGLLNEVMGTGAVRGQQAGFGGGAGPFRFAPNTDFSAYPSPAAAGANIVCKACGLSFSVFRKKHVCCDCKKDFCSVCSVLKENLRRCSTCHLLQETAFQRPQLMRLKVKDLRQYLVLRNIPTDTCREKEDLVDLVLCHHGLGSEEDMDASSLHSSRSQTSGFFTHPFSMSVSVSSQGELANRRESTGNGTPLRGQMETSSINNEEEESAEEQTPGLSRKRARASLSDISSLEDIEGLSVRQLKEILACNFVNYSGCCEKWELVEKVSRLYRESEENHKTQGEKMQLNEDDDNLCRICMDAVIDCVLLECGHMVTCTKCGKRMSECPICRQYVVRAVHVFKS; this is translated from the exons ATGAAG gCGGGAGCTACTTCCATGTGGGCTTCCTGCTGTGGATTGCTGAATGAAGTCATGGGTACCGGTGCGGTccgtggccagcaggctggctTTGGGGGAGGTGCTGGCCCGTTCAGATTTGCACCGAATACAGACTTCTCAGCATATCCGTCTCCAGCTGCGGCGGGCGCTAACATAGTTTGCAAAGCCTGTGgactttccttttcagtttttaggaaaaaa CACGTGTGTTGCGACTGCAAGAAGGATTTTTGCTCAGTTTGTTCAGTCTTAAAAGAGAATCTTAGAAGATGTTCCACTTGTCACTTGCTGCAAGAAACAGCCTTCCAGCGACCTCAGTTAATGAGATTGAAAGTAAAGGATCTGCGTCAGTATCTGGTTCTCAGAAACATACCGACGGATACTTGCAGGGAGAAAGAAGACTTGGTGGATCTCGTGCTGTGCCATCATGGATTAGGTTCGGAGGAGGACATGGACGCTAGTAGCTTGCATTCATCACGGTCACAGACTTCGGGGTTTTTTACTCATCCGTTTTCTATGTCTGTATCAGTGTCGTCTCAAGGAGAACTTGcaaacagaagggaaagcacAGGAAATGGAACACCTTTACGG GGACAAATGGAAACATCTTCTATAAAtaatgaagaagaagaaagtgcaGAAGAGCAG ACTCCTGGATTGTCCAGAAAGCGAGCGAGGGCATCTTTGTCCGATATTTCAAGTCTGGAAGACATTGAAGGGTTGAGTGTTCGGCAGCTGAAGGAAATACTTGCGTGTAATTTTGTCAACTACTCAGGATGCTGTGAAAAATGGGAACTTGTGGAAAAAGTGAGCAGACTATACAGAGAGAGTGAGGAGAACCACAAGACAC AGGGTGAGAAGATGCAGCTGAATGAGGACGACGATAACCTGTGTCGGATCTGCATGGACGCCGTCATCGACTGCGTCCTGCTGGAGTGCGGCCACATGGTCACTTGCACCAAGTGTGGCAAGAGGATGAGCGAGTGCCCCATCTGCCGACAGTACGTTGTGCGGGCTGTGCACGTGTTCAAGTCCTAA
- the ANAPC5 gene encoding anaphase-promoting complex subunit 5, translating into MASVHESLYFNPMMTNGVVHANVFGIKDWVTPYKMALLVLLSELGRAGAQLGLLERRRLNRLLLPLLQGPDMPLSRLRKAIEESCPHLASSVHIRLKLMAEGELKDMEQFFDDLSDSFTGTEPEVHKTSVVGLFLRHMILAYNKLSFSQVYKLYTALQQYFQNDEKKNGIDENDMELTNTEELEGKMEKEELDVPLREEEISCSGPLSQKQAEYFLSQQASLLKNDETKALTPASLQKELNNLLKFNPDFAEAHYLSYLNSLRVQDVFSSTHSLLHYFDRLILTGAESKSNGDEGYGRSLRYAALNLAALHCRFGHYQQAELALQEAIRIAQESNDHVCLQHCLSWLYILEQKIFDSCVLLEHSVNKSLHFGLPYLASLGIQSLVQQRAFAGKAANRLMDALKDSDLLHWKHSLSELIDISIAQKTAIWRLYGHSTMALQQAQTLLSMNSLEAVNVGVQQNNTESFAVVLCHLAELHAEQGYFAAASEILKHLEERFPPNSQHAQLWMLFDQKIQFERAMNDGRYHIADSLVAGITALNSIEGVYRKAIVLKAQNQMSEAHKLLQKLLIHCQKIKNTEMVISVLLSIAELYWRSSCHTIALPVLLQALALSREYSLQYLASETVLNLAFSQLILGIPEQALNILHMAIEPVLAHGAVLDKGRAMFLVAKCQVASAASYTPQKKIEALESAILNLNEAKTYFAKVDSKEQLRDVLYFQARLFHTLGKTQERNKCAMFFRQLHQELPAHGVPLINAFK; encoded by the exons ATGGCGAGCGTGCATGAGAGCCTCTACTTCAACCCCATGATGACCAACGGCGTGGTGCATGCCAACGTCTTCGGCATCAAGGACTGGGTCACCCCCTACAAGATGGCGCTGCTGGTGCTTCTGAGCGAGCTGGGCCGCGCCGGCGCGCAGCTCGGCCTGCTGGAACGGCGGCGGCTCAaccggctgctgctgccgctgctgcag GGCCCTGACATGCCGCTGTCGCGACTGCGCAAGGCCATCGAGGAGTCCTGCCCGCACCTGGCCAGTTCCGTGCACATCAG GCTGAAACTTATGGCAGAAGGAGAACTGAAAGACATGGAGCAATTTTTTGATGACCTTTCAGATTCATTTACAGGGACAGAGCCAGAAGTTCATAAAACAAGTGTAGTAG GTCTGTTTCTGCGCCATATGATCTTGGCATACAATAAGCTTTCCTTTAGTCAGGTCTATAAACTTTACACTGCACTTCAGCAGTACTTTCAAAAcgatgagaagaaaaatggaattgATGAGAATGATATGGAACTGACAAATACAGAGGAACTGGAGgggaaaatggagaaagaagaaCTTGATGTACCTTTAAG GGAAGAAGAGATATCTTGCAGTGGGCCTCTTTCCCAGAAACaagcagagtattttctttctcagcag GCTTCTTTATTAAAGAATGATGAAACAAAGGCTCTTACTCCAGCATCTTTACAAAAGGAATTGAACAATTTGTTAAAATTTAATCCAGACTTTGCTGAAGCA CATTATTTAAGCTACTTAAACAGTCTCAGAGTGCAAGATGTCTTCAGTTCAACACACAGCCTCCTTCATTATTTTGACCGTTTAATTCTCActggagcagaaagcaaaagcaacgGGGATGAAGGTTACGGTCGGAGTTTGAGATACGCTGCTCTGAACCTAGCTGCACTGCACTGTCGGTTTGGCCATTA CCAACAGGCTGAACTTGCACTTCAGGAAGCCATCCGAATTGCACAGGAGTCTAATGACCATGTttgcctgcagcactgcctg AGCTGGCTGTACATCTTGGAGCAGAAGATATTTGATAGCTGTGTTCTGCTGGAGCACTCTGTCAACAAATCTTTACATTTTGGTTTGCCA taCCTTGCTTCCCTGGGAATACAGTCCTTGGTTCAGCAAAGAGCTTTTGCAGGAAAGGCTGCCAACAGACTAATGGATGCCTTAAAAGATTCTGATCTGTTGCACTGGAAACACAGCTTGTCAGAGCTTATTGATATTAGTATAGCTCAGAAGACTGCCATTTGGAGATTATACGGCCACag CACCATGGCACTTCAACAAGCCCAAACGTTGCTGAGCATGAACAGTCTGGAGGCCGTGAACGTGGGCGTTCAGCAGAATAACACAGAGTCCTTTGCCGTCGTGTTGTGTCACCTGGCTGAGCTACATGCAGAGCAG GGATActttgcagctgcttctgaaatactgaaacacCTAGAGGAAAGATTCCCTCCCAACAGTCAGCATGCACAG CTTTGGATGCTGTTTgatcagaaaatacagtttgagAGAGCCATGAATGATGGCAGATACCATATAGCAGATTCTCTCGTAGCAGGAATTACAGCACTGAACAGCATTGAAGGCGTATACAG AAAAGCCATTGTATTGAAAGCCCAAAATCAGATGTCAGAGGCACACAAACTTTTGCAGAAATTGTTGATCCACTGCCAGAAAATCAAGAACACCGAGATGGTGATTAG CGTGCTGCTGTCAATAGCAGAGCTCTACTGGAGATCTTCGTGTCATACCATAGCGTTGccagtcctgctgcaggctctggcCCTTTCTCGAGAGTACAGCCTGCAGTACTTGGCTTCGGAAACGGTGCTAAACTTGGCTTTCTCCCAG CTGATCCTTGGCATTCCTGAGCAAGCCCTGAACATCCTGCACATGGCGATAGAACCTGTCTTGGCCCACGGAGCTGTCCTCGACAAAGGCCGTGCCATGTTCTTGGTGGCTAAATGTCAGGTGGCTTCTGCAGCTTCCTACACTCCACAAAAGAAGATTGAAG CTTTGGAATCTGCGATCTTGAATCTAAATGAAGCCAAGACTTACTTTGCCAAAGTGGACAGCAAAGAGCAGCTCAGAGACGTTCTCTACTTCCAAGCCCGGCTGTTCCACACCCTAGGCAAGACCCAGGAAAGGAACAAATGTGCCATGTTCTTCCGTCAGTTGCACCAGGAACTGCCGGCACATGGTGTCCCCTTAATCAATGCCTTCAAGTGA
- the RNF34 gene encoding E3 ubiquitin-protein ligase RNF34 isoform X2: MWASCCGLLNEVMGTGAVRGQQAGFGGGAGPFRFAPNTDFSAYPSPAAAGANIVCKACGLSFSVFRKKHVCCDCKKDFCSVCSVLKENLRRCSTCHLLQETAFQRPQLMRLKVKDLRQYLVLRNIPTDTCREKEDLVDLVLCHHGLGSEEDMDASSLHSSRSQTSGFFTHPFSMSVSVSSQGELANRRESTGNGTPLRGQMETSSINNEEEESAEEQTPGLSRKRARASLSDISSLEDIEGLSVRQLKEILACNFVNYSGCCEKWELVEKVSRLYRESEENHKTQGEKMQLNEDDDNLCRICMDAVIDCVLLECGHMVTCTKCGKRMSECPICRQYVVRAVHVFKS, from the exons ATGTGGGCTTCCTGCTGTGGATTGCTGAATGAAGTCATGGGTACCGGTGCGGTccgtggccagcaggctggctTTGGGGGAGGTGCTGGCCCGTTCAGATTTGCACCGAATACAGACTTCTCAGCATATCCGTCTCCAGCTGCGGCGGGCGCTAACATAGTTTGCAAAGCCTGTGgactttccttttcagtttttaggaaaaaa CACGTGTGTTGCGACTGCAAGAAGGATTTTTGCTCAGTTTGTTCAGTCTTAAAAGAGAATCTTAGAAGATGTTCCACTTGTCACTTGCTGCAAGAAACAGCCTTCCAGCGACCTCAGTTAATGAGATTGAAAGTAAAGGATCTGCGTCAGTATCTGGTTCTCAGAAACATACCGACGGATACTTGCAGGGAGAAAGAAGACTTGGTGGATCTCGTGCTGTGCCATCATGGATTAGGTTCGGAGGAGGACATGGACGCTAGTAGCTTGCATTCATCACGGTCACAGACTTCGGGGTTTTTTACTCATCCGTTTTCTATGTCTGTATCAGTGTCGTCTCAAGGAGAACTTGcaaacagaagggaaagcacAGGAAATGGAACACCTTTACGG GGACAAATGGAAACATCTTCTATAAAtaatgaagaagaagaaagtgcaGAAGAGCAG ACTCCTGGATTGTCCAGAAAGCGAGCGAGGGCATCTTTGTCCGATATTTCAAGTCTGGAAGACATTGAAGGGTTGAGTGTTCGGCAGCTGAAGGAAATACTTGCGTGTAATTTTGTCAACTACTCAGGATGCTGTGAAAAATGGGAACTTGTGGAAAAAGTGAGCAGACTATACAGAGAGAGTGAGGAGAACCACAAGACAC AGGGTGAGAAGATGCAGCTGAATGAGGACGACGATAACCTGTGTCGGATCTGCATGGACGCCGTCATCGACTGCGTCCTGCTGGAGTGCGGCCACATGGTCACTTGCACCAAGTGTGGCAAGAGGATGAGCGAGTGCCCCATCTGCCGACAGTACGTTGTGCGGGCTGTGCACGTGTTCAAGTCCTAA